One genomic region from Yarrowia lipolytica chromosome 1C, complete sequence encodes:
- a CDS encoding uncharacterized protein (Compare to YALI0C06017g, no similarity) gives MSNSCPSNSIFMTTKQIASSLSQLNTYLASPQMITNTPPTKQDPFLALKEACEDNPRLRPVSAVICDAAEDLAFRAGVITLFNELKMREQEVEELTNELQRMQKLNSELHNMNEQLQRAKTLISASLKRHIANQRAANESRLEPLQDLFDYAAGDSAEIDFDVE, from the coding sequence ATGTCAAATAGTTGTCCCAGTAACTCTATATTTATgacaacaaaacaaatagcttcttctttgtctCAACTAAACACTTATCTAGCTAGCCCACAAATGATCACCAACACGCCTCCCACCAAGCAGGACCCCTttctggctctcaaggaggcctGCGAGGACAATCCGCGTCTCCGTCCCGTCTCGGCTGTCATTTGTGACGCGGCCGAAGACCTCGCCTTCCGAGCAGGTGTCATCACCTTGttcaacgagctcaagatgCGTGAgcaggaggtggaggaacTGACTAACGAGCTCCAACGGATGCAGAAGCTCAATAGCGAGCTCCACAACATGAACGAACAGCTTCAGAGAGCAAAGACCCTCATCTCTGCATCGCTCAAACGCCACATTGCCAACCAGAGAGCTGCCAACGAATCCAGACTCGAGCCTCTCCAGGACCTGTTTGACTACGCCGCAGGAGACTCCGCGGAGATCGATTTCGACGTTGAATGA
- a CDS encoding uncharacterized protein (Compare to YALI0C06039g, similar to uniprot|P21243 Saccharomyces cerevisiae YGL011c SCL1 20S proteasome subunit YC7ALPHA/Y8) produces the protein MDRSPMGTRRITRLDCAADYSDIANTGSAGFDRHITIFSPEGRLYQVEYAFKACNSANITSLGIRGKDCAVVVSQKKISDKLLDPSTVSYIFRISPSIGAVLTGQIPDARAAVQRARGEAAEFRYKYGYDMPCDMLAKRMANINQVYTQRAYMRPLGVIMTLIAIDDERGPELYKCDPAGYYVGYKATASGPKQQEANNFLEKKLKKKEYAAGDVNEVTETAISALSTALSVDFKKNDIEIGVATKDGFRKLTVEEIDERLVAIAEQD, from the coding sequence ATGGATCGGTCGCCAATGGGGACAAGACGGATCACGCGACTCGATTGCGCCGCCGACTATTCGGATATCGCTAACACAGGCTCTGCTGGATTCGATCGCCACATTACCATCTTTTCGCCTGAGGGCCGACTGTACCAGGTCGAGTACGCCTTCAAAGCATGCAACTCTGCCAACATCACGTCGCTGGGCATCCGAGGCAAGGACTGCGCGGTTGTCGTTTCGCAAAAGAAAATCTCCGACAAGCTGTTGGACCCTTCCACCGTGTCGTACATTTTCCGAATCTCTCCTAGCATCGGAGCAGTGCTGACTGGCCAGATTCCCGACGCTCGTGCAGCTGTCCAACGAGCCCGAGGAGAGGCCGCAGAGTTCCGATATAAGTACGGATACGACATGCCCTGCGATATGCTGGCCAAGCGAATGGCCAACATCAACCAGGTGTACACTCAGAGAGCATACATGCGACCGCTGGGCGTGATCATGACGCTGATTGCCATTGACGACGAGCGGGGACCTgagctgtacaagtgcgaCCCTGCCGGCTACTACGTGGGATACAAGGCCACTGCATCGGGTcccaagcagcaggaggCTAACAACTTCCTGGAaaagaagctcaagaagaaggagtatgctgctggagatgtCAACGAGGTAACCGAAACCGCCATTTCCGCTCTTTCCACTGCTCTGTCTGTGGACTTCAAGAAGAATGACATTGAGATTGGTGTGGCTACAAAGGACGGATTTAGAAAGTTgactgtggaggagattgacgagCGGCTGGTGGCTATCGCCGAGCAGGATTAA
- a CDS encoding uncharacterized protein (Compare to YALI0C06061g, similar to uniprot|P53096 Saccharomyces cerevisiae YGL194c HOS2 putative histone deacetylase), with translation MSEPTIVFDSKTVENTPLYESFLTTQKRRVSYHFNEEAARYHYGVRHPMKPFRLMLTDHLVLGYKLHNKLDLYRSRRATETEVREFHAEEYIDFLQRVTPDNIKKFQRVLPKFNIGDDCPIFDGMYDYSIIYAGSSLDASRKLLAGQSDIAINWSGGLHHAKKFEASGFCYVNDIVLAILNLLRMYPRVLYIDIDIHHGDGVQEAFYSTDRVMTLSFHKYNGEFFPGTGNFDEIGTSLGKNYSLNVPLRDGIDDESYVRLFKSVLEPVLNSYRPSAIVLQCGADSLGGDRLGCFNLNIKAHGECVAYTKSFGLPLIVLGGGGYTPRNVSRLWCYETSVCLDVDLETRLPSSMPFLKYFAPDYSLHPNLAGKIDNKNSRKFLDSVHVQVMEQLRTLQGAPSVQMAEIPPDLAGLTEEGEKQRRDELDEAMKDAR, from the coding sequence ATGTCAGAACCAACCATCGTGTTTGACTCCAAGACGGTGGAAAACACGCCTCTCTACGAGTCGTTTCtgacgacacaaaaacgcCGCGTGTCGTACCATTTcaacgaggaggctgcGCGATACCATTATGGAGTCCGTCACCCCATGAAACCGTTTCGACTCATGCTGACAGACCATCTGGTGCTGGGATACAAGCTACACAACAAACTGGACTTGTACAGATCCCGAAGAgccacagaaacagaggTGCGGGAGTTCCACGCCGAAGAGTACATTGATTTCTTGCAACGTGTCACTCCGGATAACATCAAAAAGTTCCAGCGAGTTTTACCCAAGTTTAACATTGGAGACGATTGTCCCATTTTCGACGGCATGTACGACTACTCGATCATTTACGCAGGTAGCAGTTTGGACGCGAGTCGAAAGCTTCTTGCTGGCCAGTCAGATATCGCCATCAACTGGTCTGGAGGTCTGCATCATGCGAAAAAGTTTGAAGCCAGTGGATTCTGTTATGTGAACGACATTGTGTTGGCGATTCTGAACCTTCTCAGAATGTATCCACGTGTTCTTTACATTGATATCGACATTCACCACGGAGACGGAGTGCAGGAGGCGTTCTATTCGACCGACCGAGTCATGACTCTGTCGTTCCACAAGTATAACGGAGAGTTCTTCCCTGGTACGGGAAACTTTGACGAGATTGGAACTAGTCTGGGCAAGAACTACTCACTCAACGTGCCGCTACGAGACGGAATCGACGACGAGTCGTACGTGCGGCTGTTCAAGAGTGTTTTAGAGCCTGTTCTCAACAGTTACAGACCCTCGGCTATTGTGCTTCAATGTGGAGCTGATTCGCTTGGTGGAGATCGTTTGGGATGTTTCAATCTCAACATCAAGGCCCATGGAGAGTGCGTTGCATATACAAAGTCGTTTGGCCTGCCTCTGATTGtgcttggaggaggaggatacACCCCTCGCAACGTGTCTCGATTGTGGTGTTATGAGACCAGTGTGTGTCTGGACGTTGATCTGGAGACTCGGTTGCCTTCTTCCATGCCTTTTCTCAAGTATTTTGCTCCAGATTACTCGTTGCATCCCAACCTGGCTGGTAAGATCGACAACAAGAACTCCCGCAAGTTTCTGGATTCTGTGCATGTGCAGGTGATGGAACAGCTGAGAACTTTGCAGGGAGCCCCCAGTGTTCAGATGGCTGAAATTCCGCCGGACCTGGCCGGTCTGACTGAGGAGGGAGAAAAGCAGCGACGAGATGAGCTTGACGAGGCGATGAAGGATGCGAGGTAG
- a CDS encoding uncharacterized protein (Compare to YALI0C06083g, similar to uniprot|Q9Y8A4 Aspergillus oryzae 5- aminolevulinic acid synthase (HEM1p homologue), similar to Saccharomyces cerevisiae HEM1 (YDR232W); ancestral locus Anc_8.453): MESLVRQSKKLCPYIGRTSASSLKQLGNGRLTQKAGQCPIMGKAMGVRGFKSDAGSNAESATVDVHAAVDTSKGTCPHAAQYSPVYPSSRLDNYPFGMTQRGLGKVPTQDAHNATTFNYESFYENKINAKHQDKSYRYFNNINRLAAEFPRAHRGSIEEDKVTVWCANDYLGMGRNPVVVDAMHETLDKYGAGAGGTRNIAGHNRHAVELEAAIADLHKKEAALVFSSCYVANDSTLSLLGQALPNCVYFSDASNHASMIHGIRHGGSEKVVWKHNDLADLEAKLARYPKSTPKVIAFESVYSMCGSIGPIEEICDLADKYGAITFLDEVHAVGMYGPTGAGVAEHLDFEHYHSGAQTQRQPIMDRVDIFTGTLGKAYGCVGGYIAGSAKFVDMVRSYAPGFIFTTTLPPATMAGARAAINYQKATMKDRVAQQTHTRYVKDKLANRGIPVVPNPSHIVPVLVGDAQKAKAASDLLLTKHQIYVQAINFPTVPIGQERLRVTPTPGHHEGLCDELVAALEDVWQELDLKRVEDWTAEGGLCGVGEGVEVEPLWSEEQLSYGRD, translated from the coding sequence ATGGAATCTCTCGTTCGACAGTCCAAAAAGCTCTGCCCCTACATTGGTCGAACCTCGGCTTCCAGCCTCAAGCAGCTCGGAAACGGGCGACTGACCCAGAAGGCAGGCCAATGCCCCATCATGGGCAAGGCCATGGGAGTGCGTGGCTTCAAGTCCGACGCCGGATCCAACGCCGAGTCCGCCACCGTTGACGTCCATGCCGCCGTGGACACCTCCAAGGGCACCTGCCCCCACGCGGCCCAGTACTCGCCCGTCTACCCTTCGTCTCGGCTCGACAACTACCCGTTCGGAATGACCCAGCGAGGCCTCGGAAAGGTGCCCACCCAGGACGCCCACAATGCCACCACCTTCAACTACGAGTCCTTCTACGAGAACAAAATCAACGCCAAGCACCAGGACAAGTCATACCGGtacttcaacaacatcaaccgACTGGCCGCCGAGTTCCCCCGAGCCCACAGAGGCTccattgaggaggacaaggtGACCGTCTGGTGCGCAAACGACTACCTCGGCATGGGCCGAAACCCCGTCGTCGTCGACGCCATGCACGAGACTCTGGACAAGTACGGAGCCGGCGCTGGTGGAACCCGGAACATTGCTGGCCACAACCGACATGCCGTCGAGCTCGAGGCCGCTATCGCCGACCTccacaagaaggaggctgctctggtcttctcctcgtgCTACGTCGCCAACGACTCCACCCTGTCGTTGCTCGGCCAGGCTCTCCCCAACTGCGTCTACTTCTCCGACGCTTCTAACCACGCCTCCATGATCCACGGAATCCGACACGGAGGGTCCGAGAAGGTTGTGTGGAAGCACAACGACCTCGCTGATCTGGAAGCCAAGCTCGCTCGATACCCCAAGAGCACTCCCAAGGTGATTGCATTTGAGTCCGTCTACTCCATGTGTGGTTCCATTGGCCCTATTGAGGAGATTTGTGACCTGGCCGACAAGTACGGCGCCATCACGTTCCTCGACGAGGTCCACGCCGTTGGTATGTACGGCCCCACCGGTGCCGGTGTTGCCGAGCACCTCGACTTTGAGCACTACCACTCTGGTGCTCAGACCCAGCGACAGCCCATCATGGACCGAGTGGATATCTTCACCGGAACCCTCGGAAAGGCTTACGGATGTGTTGGTGGCTACATTGCTGGCTCTGCCAAGTTTGTTGACATGGTTCGATCTTATGCTCCCGGtttcatcttcaccaccactcttCCCCCTGCCACCATGGCCGGTGCTCGAGCTGCTATCAACTACCAGAAGGCTACCATGAAGGACCGAGTTGCCCAGCAGACTCACACTCGATACgtcaaggacaagctggccaaCCGAGGAATTCCCGTTGTTCCTAACCCCTCTCACATCGTGCCtgttcttgttggtgaCGCCCAGAAGGCAAAGGCCGCCTCCGATCTTCTGCTGACCAAGCACCAGATCTATGTGCAGGCTATCAACTTCCCCACTGTTCCTATTGGCCAGGAGCGACTGCGTGTGACCCCCACCCCCGGTCACCATGAGGGACTCTGTGACGAGCTGGTTGCTGCCCTGGAAGACGTGTGGCAGGAGCTTGATCTTAAGCGAGTTGAGGACTGGACTGCCGAGGGCGGTCTGTGTGGCGTTGGCGAGggtgttgaggttgagcCTCTGTGGAGCGAGGAGCAGCTGTCTTACGGACGAGACTAA
- a CDS encoding uncharacterized protein (Compare to YALI0C06105g, weakly similar to uniprot|O74395 Schizosccharomyces pombe MFS efflux transporter of unknown specificity): protein MAFAVEDKYKSLCQKLFFSRVPVKHYPRKHCNTNAKERGWTTTTVIVGWIFIYLYASGKTIAQHLFPSLAPFATSHFSGLALLSSQAVVESAIFVVARPACAKISDHLGRLEAWIVVVVAHIIGAVLYAASPNIGCYFAGTVFWEIGMVGGHLMMELYAADTSTTETRVLASYFIQSPSVWAPWISAPVVAGFLKVTTWRWGYGSMAIIIPGTSIGIIITLLYMRLKYENRLGGQGDFYSPGGPMRFIKSFDIIGLLAVGGAMILFFLPITFAAGTDKWKYHSYIAMLTIGSFLMVFTPIWEVYGTKTPLIPWKLFKSRIMVISSAQMFLLSMANKIYIPYFITWLLVVKGQSPKAATNVSSTLIVTANAWGLFAVAPYMWWRGHCKRVIVIGTCLHLVGIGMTYHYRTPHGSLAVMIIAQVFEGVGRGMIYIPAVAMAQAVFDKHKVASVTALYYTTGGVGQVIGDSISGAIYRTLYPKYIHKYAPDIPAKDLNMIINKIKKATKYPMGSKVRTEINMAFNEAMRHMLLGPFGCVAGMIVLSLFYPMVNLKEASDDVYDAPDNSDGEDIFTPHPAPGTEGDLEKQHSGDEKFESNSENGEHTNSEEGNLPRVSAEAAAASYINNTQVL from the coding sequence ATGGCATTTGCAGTAgaggacaagtacaagtcgCTGTGCCAAaagctcttcttctctcgagTCCCTGTTAAACACTACCCTCGAAAGCACTGCAACACCAACGCCAAGGAACGAGGAtggaccaccaccaccgtcatTGTCGGCTGGATCTTCATCTACCTCTACGCCTCAGGTAAGACTATTGCCCAGCATCTGTTCCCTTCCCTCGCCCCCTTTGCTACCTCCCACTTTTCCGGCCTGGCTCTTCTGTCGTCTCAGGCCGTTGTTGAATCAGCCATTTTCGTTGTTGCCCGACCCGCATGCGCCAAGATCTCCGATCATTTGGGCCGACTGGAGGCCTGGatcgttgttgttgtggcCCACATTATTGGAGCCGTTCTCTACGCCGCCTCGCCTAACATTGGATGCTACTTTGCAGGCACAGTCTTCTGGGAAATCGGAATGGTCGGAGGCCATCTGATGATGGAGCTGTATGCCGCTGATACCTCAACCACCGAGACCCGAGTGTTAGCCTCCTACTTCATCCAATCTCCCTCTGTGTGGGCTCCATGGATCTCAGCCCCTGTGGTTGCCGGCTTCCTCAAGGTCACCACCTGGCGATGGGGCTACGGATCCATGGCCATTATCATCCCCGGAACTTCTATCGGTATTATTATCACCCTGCTCTACATGCGACTGAAGTACGAGAACAGACTcggaggccaaggagactTCTACAGCCCCGGAGGTCCCATGCGATTCATCAAGTCTTTCGATATCATTGGTCTGCTGGCGGTTGGAGGTGCCATGATCCTCTTTTTCCTGCCCATTACCTTTGCTGCCGGAACTGACAAGTGGAAGTACCACTCGTACATTGCCATGCTCACCATTGGTTCTTTCCTCATGGTGTTCACACCCATCTGGGAGGTGTACGGAACAAAGACCCCTCTGATCCCCTGGAAGCTGTTCAAGTCGCGAATCATGGTCATCTCCTCAGCCCAGATGTTCCTGCTCTCCATGGCCAACAAGATCTACATCCCCTACTTCATCACCTGGCTGCTGGTGGTCAAGGGCCAGTCTCCCAAGGCCGCTACCAACGTCTCCTCCACTCTGATTGTCACCGCCAACGCCTGGGGTCTGTTTGCCGTTGCTCCCTACATGTGGTGGAGAGGCCACTGCAAGCGAGTCATTGTCATCGGTACCTGTCTGCATCTGGTCGGTATCGGTATGACCTACCACTACCGAACTCCCCACGGATCGCTGGCGGTCATGATCATCGCCCAGGTCTTTGAGGGTGTGGGACGAGGTATGATCTACATTCCCGCTGTCGCCATGGCTCAGGCAGTCTTCGACAAGCACAAGGTGGCCTCTGTCACCGCTCTGTACTACACCACTGGTGGTGTTGGACAGGTTATTGGTGACTCCATCTCCGGTGCCATCTACCGAACCCTCTACCCCAAGTACATTCACAAGTACGCCCCCGATATCCCCGCCAAGGACCTCAACATgatcatcaacaagatcaagaaggccaccaAGTACCCCATGGGCTCCAAGGTCCGAACTGAGATCAACATGGCCTTCAACGAGGCTATGCGACACATGCTTCTCGGTCCCTTTGGATGCGTGGCCGGCATGATTGttctttctctcttctaCCCCATggtcaacctcaaggaggcctCTGACGACGTCTACGATGCTCCCGACAACTCCGACGGAGAGGACATCTTCACTCCTCACCCTGCTCCTGGCACCGAGGGCGATCTCGAGAAGCAGCACTCCGGAGACGAGAAGTTCGAGAGTAACTCCGAGAACGGCGAGCACACCAACTCTGAGGAGGGCAACCTGCCTCGAGTCTCcgctgaggctgctgcgGCCTCTTACATTAATAACACCCAGGTTTTGTAA
- a CDS encoding uncharacterized protein (Compare to YALI0C06127g, weakly similar to uniprot|Q06497 Saccharomyces cerevisiae YPR128c similarity to carrier protein FLX1, similar to Saccharomyces cerevisiae ANT1 (YPR128C); ancestral locus Anc_3.463): MPHSISLRWNSNCNPTCRHYLHHHRNVAHHTHHTFHMSKPDSAAERAANFEPSDMSAGASALSGAIGGAVANLAVFPLDLVTTRLQVQKGYLDEDDQYKSLLDAFTKIVKNEGIFALYDGAFQDTISTMVSAFFYFFAYDFLRNNRLKMKRLPNGRLPKTLGIAEELLVGSLAGIFCRFITSPLGNIVTRQQTAALVQKSNRATPEAAAHASEKKYGHVITGVNPEVPPVTPTTVETPSAVQIAKDIYKEKGITGFWTGYKATVVLSINPSLTYYFFQALKANLIPYKRRDNPTGGELFLYSALAKSLAGLITYPYILAKTRLQVKSDSGSNKAKSASQMVVDTIKKEGVLGLWEGCQGQILKGFFSQGITMLIKDKIARLLIYIYFLLVR; this comes from the coding sequence ATGCCTCACTCCATATCCCTTAGATGGAACTCTAATTGCAACCCTACATGTCGTCATtatctccatcatcatcggAACGTTGctcaccacacacaccacactTTCCACATGTCGAAACCCGATTCCGCCGCCGAGCGAGCCGCCAATTTCGAGCCATCGGACATGAGCGCCGGAGCCTCCGCTCTTTCCGGAGCTAttggaggagctgtggCCAACTTGGCTGTTTTCCCTCTTGATCTGGTCACCACTCGTCTGCAGGTTCAAAAGGGCTACCTGGACGAAGATGATCAGTACAAGTCTCTCCTGGACGCGTTCACCAAGATTGTCAAAAACGAGGGCATCTTTGCACTGTACGACGGAGCGTTTCAGGAtaccatctccaccatggTGTCCGCCTTCTTCTACTTTTTCGCCTATGATTTCCTACGAAACAACCGACTCAAGATGAAACGCCTGCCCAATGGCCGTCTGCCCAAGACCCTCGGTATTGCCGAGGAATTGCTGGTGGGATCACTGGCCGGAATCTTCTGCAGATTCATCACCTCTCCTCTCGGTAACATTGTCACCCGACAGCAGACTGCTGCTCTGGTGCAGAAGAGCAACAGAGCTACCCCGGAGGCAGCTGCACACGCATCCGAAAAGAAGTACGGTCACGTCATTACCGGCGTTAACCCCGAGGTCCCTCCTGTCACACCCACCACCGTCGAGACACCCTCTGCTGTGCAGATCGCCAAGGATATCtacaaggagaagggcaTCACTGGCTTCTGGACAGGCTACAAGGCCACTGTGGTTCTTTCCATCAACCCCTCGTTGACCTACTACTTTTTccaggctctcaaggccaatCTGATCCCTTATAAACGACGAGACAACCCTACTGGAGGCGAATTGTTCCTCTATTCGGCCCTGGCCAAGTCTCTGGCCGGTCTCATCACCTATCCTTACATCCTGGCCAAGACCCGGCTTCAGGTCAAGTCTGACAGTGGCTCTAACAAGGCCAAGTCTGCCTCGcagatggtggtggatacgatcaagaaggagggagTTCTTGGACTATGGGAGGGCTGTCAGGGCCAGATTCTCAAGGGCTTCTTTTCCCAGGGAATCACCATGCTCATCAAAGACAAGATCGCAAGATTGCTcatttatatttatttcCTGCTTGTTAGATAG
- a CDS encoding uncharacterized protein (Compare to YALI0C06149g, similar to uniprot|P14682 Saccharomyces cerevisiae YDR054C Ubiquitin-conjugating enzyme E2-34 kDa (EC 6.3.2. 19) (Ubiquitin-protein ligase) (Cell division control protein 34), similar to Saccharomyces cerevisiae CDC34 (YDR054C); ancestral locus Anc_3.301), translating to MSSSSANLLMKYYRELTDPKKAIPSFHITLEDDNIYSWNVAVMVLNEDSVYHGGYFRAQMTFPADFPYAPPKFKFTPPIFHPNVYRDGRLCISILHPGGDVMSGEPDQECWSPVQSVESVLISIVSLLEDPNINSPANPDASVMWKKDKEEYRTKVLQDVKLSREHIPEGFVVPSSSSAYVAPKAPEHKDVVDDNFWYESDDASMPDDESIDESEVYSDDDEDDDDDDDDEDEE from the exons ATGAGCTCCAGCAGTGCTAATCTTCTTATGAAATACTACCGGGAGCTGACCGAtcccaagaaggccatcCCTAGTTTTCATATTACC CTCGAGGATGACAATATTTATTCATGGAATGTGGCCGTCATGGTCCTCAACGAGGACTCAGTATACCACGGCGGATACTTTAGA GCACAAATGACATTTCCCGCGGACTTTCCGTATGCGCCGCCAAAATTCAAATTCACCCCACCCATCTTCCATCCCAACGTGTACAGGGACGGCCGGCTCTGCATCTCGATTCTCCATCCCGGCGGTGACGTCATGAGCGGAGAGCCAGACCAGGAGTGCTGGTCGCCAGTGCAGTCGGTGGAGTCTGTGCTCATTAGCATAgtgtcgctgctggaggaccCCAATATTAACTCGCCAGCCAACCCCGACGCCAGCGTCAtgtggaagaaggacaaggaggagtaccGAACCAAGGTGCTGCAGGACGTGAAGCTGAGCCGAGAACATATTCCCGAGGGCTTCGTTGTGCcatcctcgtcctccgCCTACGTAGCTCCCAAGGCACCCGAGCACAAGGACGTTGTGGATGACAACTTTTGGTACGAGTCGGACGATGCCAGCATGCCTGACGACGAGTCCATCGATGAGAGCGAGGTGTACtctgatgacgacgaggatgacgacgatgatgacgacgacgaggatgaggagtAG
- a CDS encoding uncharacterized protein (Compare to YALI0C06171g, similar to uniprot|Q884Q9 Pseudomonas syringae Oxidoreductase zinc-binding, similar to Saccharomyces cerevisiae YML131W): MSYTRVTLQQHPKTTIEPSTFKDETVPIPTKDDLKDGDYLIKVKLVSLDPTLRGQMSGQKSYIEPVKLGDVMRAWGLGEVVESKNPEYKVGDIVSGVVGFSEYAIGHNQDHRKIPNIPGIPLEDNLGVLGLTGLTAWWGINGVAGGIKSGETVLVSGAAGATGSVAGQLAKIAGAKVIGIAGGKDKCDFITKELGFDVALDYKSADFKKDFKEATKGGVDVYYDNVGGEILDMALMAANDFARFIMCGGISQYNLDKPQPLYNVLQVVPKRIKMQGFIVMDHGDRFPEIIKDLAGLISQGKLKAKTHLIEGPVTGLPNALKSLFEGANTGKMIYKLDSKL, encoded by the coding sequence ATGTCCTACACCCGAGTCACTCTTCAGCAGCACCCTAAGACCACCATTGAGCCCTCCACCTTCAAGGATGAGACGGTTCCCATTcccaccaaggacgaccTCAAGGACGGCGACTACCTGATCAAGGTCAAGCTGGTGTCCCTCGACCCCACCCTTCGAGGCCAGATGTCCGGTCAGAAGTCGTACATTGAGCCCGTCAAGCTCGGCGACGTTATGCGAGCCTGGGGTCTCGGAGAGGTTGTTGAGTCCAAGAACCCCGAGTACAAGGTCGGCGATATCGTTTCCGGCGTCGTTGGCTTCTCTGAGTACGCCATTGGCCACAACCAGGACCACCGAAAGATCCCCAACATTCCCGGCATCCCTCTGGAGGACAACCTCGGTGTTCTCGGTCTCACCGGTCTCACCGCCTGGTGGGGTATCAACGGCGTTGCTGGCGGAATTAAGTCTGGCGAGACCGTTCTtgtttctggagctgccGGAGCCACTGGTTCTGTTGCCGGTcagctggccaagattgCCGGAGCCAAGGTCATTGGTATTGCCGGTGGTAAGGACAAGTGCGacttcatcaccaaggagctTGGTTTCGACGTGGCCCTTGACTACAAGTCCGCcgacttcaagaaggactttaaggaggccaccaaggGGGGTGTTGACGTCTACTACGACAACGTCGGCGGTGAGATCCTCGACATGGCTCTCATGGCCGCCAACGACTTTGCTCGATTCATCATGTGCGGAGGTATCTCCCAGTACAACCTCGACAAGCCTCAGCCTCTCTACAACGTTCTGCAGGTTGTTCCCAAGCGAATCAAGATGCAGGGCTTCATTGTCATGGACCACGGAGACCGATTCCCCGAGATCATCAAGGATCTTGCTGGTCTGATCTCTCAGggcaagctcaaggccaagaccCATCTGATTGAGGGCCCCGTCACCGGTCTTCCCAACGCTCTCAAGTCTCTGTTTGAGGGTGCCAACACTGGAAAGATGATCTACAAGCTGGACAGCAAGCTGTAG